A genome region from Pseudomonas sp. S06B 330 includes the following:
- the murG gene encoding undecaprenyldiphospho-muramoylpentapeptide beta-N-acetylglucosaminyltransferase: protein MAADGKNVLIMAGGTGGHVFPALACAREFQARGYSVHWLGTPRGIENELVPQAGLPLHLIQVTGLRGKGKLSLLKAPFTLIKAVLQARRIIAQLKPVCVVGFGGYVTGPGGVAAKLCGVPVVVHEQNARAGTANRLLVPLAGRVCEAFPGTFATSDKLRTTGNPVRSELFMDTPRESLDARRPRLLVLGGSLGAEPLNKLLPQALAQVPADVRPEVFHQAGKQHDQITAERYREAGVEAQVEPFIKDMAKAYAWADLVVCRAGALTVSELAAAGLPSMLVPLPHAIDDHQTHNAHYLAREGAAFLMPQATTGAAQLAERLNEVLMQPEKLTTMAATARRLAKPAATRTVVDICLEVAHG, encoded by the coding sequence ATGGCCGCTGACGGCAAGAATGTACTGATCATGGCTGGCGGCACCGGTGGACACGTGTTCCCGGCCCTGGCCTGCGCCCGTGAGTTCCAGGCGCGCGGTTACAGCGTGCACTGGCTGGGCACCCCGCGTGGTATCGAAAACGAACTGGTGCCCCAGGCGGGCTTGCCGCTGCACCTGATCCAGGTCACCGGCCTGCGTGGCAAGGGCAAGCTGTCGCTGCTCAAGGCACCGTTCACCCTGATCAAGGCGGTGTTGCAGGCGCGGCGCATCATTGCCCAGCTCAAGCCGGTTTGTGTGGTTGGCTTCGGTGGGTATGTGACTGGCCCTGGCGGTGTTGCCGCCAAGCTGTGCGGCGTGCCTGTCGTGGTGCACGAGCAAAATGCCCGCGCCGGTACCGCCAATCGGCTGCTGGTGCCGTTGGCCGGCCGAGTCTGCGAAGCTTTCCCCGGCACATTTGCCACATCGGACAAGTTGCGTACCACCGGCAATCCGGTGCGCAGCGAACTGTTCATGGACACCCCACGCGAGTCGCTGGACGCACGTCGGCCACGCTTGCTGGTGCTGGGCGGAAGCCTGGGCGCCGAACCGCTGAACAAATTGCTGCCTCAAGCCTTGGCCCAGGTGCCCGCGGACGTTCGTCCCGAGGTATTCCACCAGGCAGGTAAACAGCATGACCAGATTACCGCCGAGCGTTACCGCGAAGCTGGAGTCGAGGCTCAGGTAGAGCCGTTCATCAAGGACATGGCCAAGGCATACGCCTGGGCCGATCTGGTGGTCTGCCGCGCCGGCGCGCTGACCGTCAGTGAGCTGGCTGCGGCCGGCTTGCCATCGATGCTGGTGCCATTGCCCCATGCCATCGACGATCACCAGACCCACAACGCTCATTATCTGGCCCGCGAAGGCGCTGCCTTCCTGATGCCACAAGCGACAACTGGCGCAGCGCAACTCGCTGAACGCCTGAACGAGGTGCTGATGCAACCGGAAAAACTCACCACCATGGCCGCCACTGCCCGGCGCCTGGCAAAACCCGCGGCCACCCGCACCGTGGTCGATATCTGTCTGGAGGTGGCCCATGGTTGA
- a CDS encoding UDP-N-acetylmuramoyl-tripeptide--D-alanyl-D-alanine ligase yields the protein MLKPLTLSQLTAALQGRLVGDDATFTGVSIDSRAIVAGQLFVALAGPRFDGHDYLNDVQAKGAVAALVEREVPGSDLPQLLVADCRLALGQLGALNRAAFDKPVAAITGSSGKTTVKEMLASILRTRGQVLATRGNLNNDLGAPLTLLEIAPEHTAAVIELGASRIGEIAYTVGLTKPQVALINNAGTAHVGEFGGPEKIVEAKGEILEGLDQNGVAVLNLDDKAFGIWKQRAGNRAVQTFALHNSAADFHAGNIAHDERGCPSFDLHSPLGVARVQLNLLGSHNVSNALAAAAAAHAFGLTLDGIVQGLNAVQPVKGRTVVQMAPNGVRVIDDTYNANPTSMCAAVDILAGFSGRTVLVLGDIGELGQWAEEGHRQVGEYAKDKVSALYAVGSNMTHAVAAFGANAQHFANQADLIAAVRAAEQATNTTILIKGSRSAAMENVVVALCGSSGEKH from the coding sequence ATGCTTAAGCCCTTGACCCTCAGTCAGTTGACCGCCGCTCTGCAGGGACGTCTGGTGGGTGACGATGCAACCTTCACCGGAGTCAGCATCGACAGCCGCGCAATCGTTGCCGGGCAGTTGTTCGTCGCCCTGGCCGGCCCACGTTTCGATGGCCACGATTACCTCAATGACGTGCAGGCCAAGGGCGCCGTGGCGGCCCTGGTCGAGCGCGAAGTGCCCGGTAGCGATTTGCCGCAACTGCTGGTTGCCGATTGCCGGCTGGCCTTGGGGCAACTCGGTGCACTCAATCGCGCTGCGTTCGACAAGCCGGTCGCCGCCATCACCGGTTCCAGCGGCAAAACCACGGTCAAGGAAATGCTTGCCAGCATCCTGCGCACCCGTGGTCAGGTCCTGGCTACGCGCGGCAACCTGAACAACGACCTTGGTGCGCCGCTGACGCTGCTCGAAATCGCTCCGGAGCATACCGCTGCGGTCATCGAGCTGGGCGCTTCGCGCATTGGCGAGATCGCCTACACCGTTGGCTTGACCAAGCCGCAGGTAGCGCTGATCAACAATGCCGGAACTGCTCATGTTGGCGAGTTCGGCGGGCCAGAGAAGATTGTCGAAGCCAAAGGCGAAATCCTTGAAGGTCTGGATCAGAATGGCGTTGCCGTATTGAACCTTGATGACAAAGCCTTTGGCATCTGGAAACAGCGCGCTGGTAATCGTGCGGTGCAAACGTTCGCGCTGCACAACAGCGCAGCGGATTTTCACGCGGGCAATATCGCTCATGATGAGCGTGGCTGCCCGTCGTTCGACCTGCACAGCCCCTTGGGTGTAGCGCGGGTCCAGCTCAATCTGCTCGGCAGCCATAACGTCAGCAATGCGCTGGCCGCTGCTGCCGCTGCGCATGCCTTTGGTCTGACACTGGACGGTATTGTCCAGGGCTTGAATGCCGTGCAACCGGTCAAGGGCCGCACTGTGGTGCAGATGGCACCGAACGGGGTGCGGGTAATTGATGACACTTACAATGCAAACCCCACCTCCATGTGCGCTGCCGTTGATATACTCGCCGGCTTTTCCGGACGCACCGTCCTGGTGCTCGGGGATATCGGCGAATTGGGCCAGTGGGCTGAGGAAGGACATCGGCAGGTAGGCGAGTACGCCAAGGACAAGGTTTCGGCACTGTATGCCGTGGGCTCGAACATGACGCACGCAGTCGCAGCGTTCGGTGCCAATGCCCAACATTTCGCTAATCAAGCTGACCTGATCGCCGCCGTTCGCGCCGCCGAGCAGGCCACCAATACCACTATTTTGATCAAGGGTTCGCGCAGCGCTGCGATGGAGAACGTCGTGGTGGCTTTGTGCGGTTCCAGCGGGGAGAAACATTAA
- the murD gene encoding UDP-N-acetylmuramoyl-L-alanine--D-glutamate ligase — MSLIASDHFRIVVGLGKSGMSLVRFLANRGVAFAVADTREQPPELETLRRDYPQVEVRCGELDVEFLCRADELYVSPGLALATPALQQAAARGVKLSGDIELFARNAKAPIIAISGSNAKSTVTTLVGEMAAAAGKCVAVGGNLGTPALDLLSDDVELYVMELSSFQLETTDQLNAEVATVLNVSEDHMDRYSGLPAYHLAKHRIFRGARQVVVNRQDALSRPLLAEGQPLWTFGLNAPDFKAFGLREENGEKYLAFEFQNLMPVRELKIRGAHNQSNALAALALGHAVGLPMDAMLSSLRTFAGLAHRCQWLRERNGVSWYDDSKATNVGAALAAIEGLGADIDGKLILVAGGDGKGADFSALRAPVAAHCRAVVLLGRDAELLAQALGDEVPLIRVKTLDEAVQRSAELAQPGDAVLLSPACASLDMFKNFEERGRLFAQAVGGLA; from the coding sequence GTGTCACTGATCGCTTCTGACCACTTCCGCATCGTTGTCGGCCTCGGCAAGAGCGGCATGTCCCTGGTTCGCTTCCTGGCGAACCGGGGCGTTGCCTTTGCGGTCGCCGACACCCGTGAGCAACCCCCGGAACTGGAAACCCTGCGCCGTGATTACCCGCAGGTGGAAGTGCGCTGTGGCGAACTGGACGTCGAGTTTCTCTGCCGCGCTGACGAACTGTATGTCAGCCCTGGCCTGGCACTGGCGACACCGGCCTTGCAGCAAGCCGCTGCCCGCGGCGTGAAACTGTCCGGTGACATCGAACTGTTCGCCCGCAATGCCAAGGCGCCGATCATCGCCATCAGCGGCTCCAATGCGAAAAGCACGGTGACCACTTTGGTCGGCGAAATGGCCGCTGCGGCCGGCAAGTGTGTGGCGGTGGGTGGCAACCTCGGTACCCCGGCGCTGGACCTGCTCAGCGATGACGTCGAGTTGTATGTCATGGAACTGTCGAGTTTCCAGCTGGAAACCACCGACCAGCTCAATGCTGAAGTCGCCACCGTGCTCAACGTCAGCGAAGACCACATGGACCGCTACAGCGGCCTGCCGGCCTACCACTTGGCCAAGCACCGGATTTTCCGTGGTGCACGGCAAGTGGTGGTCAACCGCCAGGACGCGCTCAGCCGTCCGCTGCTGGCCGAGGGCCAACCGTTGTGGACCTTCGGTCTCAATGCACCTGACTTCAAGGCCTTTGGCCTGCGCGAAGAGAACGGTGAGAAATACCTGGCCTTTGAGTTCCAGAACCTGATGCCGGTTCGTGAATTGAAGATTCGTGGCGCCCATAACCAGTCCAACGCCCTGGCGGCATTGGCCCTGGGTCATGCCGTTGGCCTGCCGATGGATGCCATGCTCTCCAGCCTGCGCACCTTTGCCGGTCTTGCCCATCGTTGCCAATGGTTACGTGAGCGCAACGGTGTGAGCTGGTATGACGATTCCAAGGCCACCAACGTCGGTGCGGCGCTGGCCGCCATCGAAGGCCTGGGTGCCGATATCGACGGCAAGCTGATACTGGTTGCCGGTGGCGATGGCAAAGGCGCTGACTTCAGCGCCTTGCGTGCACCGGTTGCCGCTCACTGCCGCGCAGTGGTGTTGCTCGGCCGCGACGCTGAGCTGTTGGCTCAAGCGCTGGGTGATGAAGTACCACTGATTCGGGTCAAGACCCTCGATGAAGCCGTACAGCGTTCGGCCGAGTTGGCTCAGCCTGGCGATGCCGTGCTGCTGTCGCCGGCGTGCGCCAGTCTCGACATGTTCAAGAATTTTGAAGAGCGTGGGCGCCTGTTCGCTCAAGCCGTAGGAGGGCTGGCATGA
- a CDS encoding peptidoglycan D,D-transpeptidase FtsI family protein, with protein sequence MKLEGALYPWRFRVVIALLALMVGAIAWRIIDLQVVDRDFLKGQGDARSLRHIPIPAHRGLITDRNGEPLAVSTPVTTLWANPKEMQAYKDRWPALAAALKQSPQQLAQRLEQQASKEFIYLVRGLTPEQGQVILDLKIPGVYGIEEFRRFYPAGDVAAHMVGFTDLDDHGREGVELAYDEWLAGVPGKRQVIKDRRGRLIKDIQVTKNAKAGKTLALSIDLRLQYLATRELRNAIAEQEAKAGSLVILDVKTGEVLAMVNQPTYNPNNRRSMFPAAMRNRAIIDVFEPGSTVKPLSMSAALQSGRWKPTDKVEVYPGTLQLGRYTIRDVSRSEGPILDLTGILINSSNVGMSKIAFDIGGESIYRVMSQLGLGQYTGLGFPGERVGNLPNHREWRKAETATLSYGYGLSVTALQLVHAYAALANDGKMVPLSILKVDKAPESTQVVPVDVAKTIQGMVQQVIEAPRGVFRAQVPFYHVGGKSGTARKATIGSKGYTENSYRSLFAGFGPMSDPRYAVVVVIDEPSKGGYFGGLVSAPVFSKVMSGTLRLMNIPPDNLPPATPQQQVDAAPAKGGRG encoded by the coding sequence GTCATATCCCGATTCCTGCGCACCGCGGGTTGATCACCGACCGTAACGGTGAACCCTTGGCGGTCAGTACGCCGGTCACCACCCTGTGGGCCAACCCCAAGGAAATGCAGGCCTATAAGGACCGCTGGCCAGCCTTGGCCGCCGCCCTCAAGCAGAGCCCGCAACAGTTGGCCCAGCGCCTGGAACAACAAGCCAGCAAGGAATTCATCTACCTGGTGCGGGGTTTGACCCCGGAACAAGGGCAGGTGATCCTCGATCTGAAAATTCCTGGTGTCTACGGCATCGAGGAATTTCGGCGTTTCTACCCGGCCGGCGATGTCGCCGCGCACATGGTCGGCTTTACCGACCTTGATGACCACGGTCGAGAAGGGGTCGAGCTTGCGTATGACGAATGGCTCGCTGGGGTACCCGGCAAGCGGCAAGTCATCAAGGACCGGCGTGGCCGGTTGATTAAAGACATCCAGGTGACCAAAAACGCCAAGGCCGGAAAGACCTTGGCGTTGTCCATCGACCTGCGCCTGCAATACCTGGCCACCCGTGAACTGCGCAACGCCATTGCCGAGCAGGAAGCCAAAGCCGGCAGTCTGGTGATTCTCGACGTTAAAACCGGTGAAGTGCTGGCCATGGTCAACCAGCCCACCTACAACCCGAACAACCGTCGCAGCATGTTCCCGGCGGCCATGCGTAACCGCGCAATCATCGACGTGTTCGAGCCCGGTTCCACGGTCAAGCCGTTGTCCATGAGTGCTGCTCTGCAAAGCGGGCGCTGGAAGCCGACCGACAAGGTTGAAGTGTATCCGGGCACCTTGCAGCTGGGCCGTTACACCATTCGTGACGTATCGCGCAGTGAAGGTCCGATCCTCGACCTGACTGGCATTCTGATCAATTCCAGTAACGTCGGCATGAGCAAGATCGCCTTCGATATCGGTGGTGAATCGATCTACCGGGTGATGTCCCAGCTCGGCCTGGGCCAATACACCGGTCTGGGCTTCCCAGGTGAGCGGGTCGGTAACCTGCCTAATCACCGCGAGTGGCGCAAGGCCGAAACGGCAACGCTGTCCTATGGCTATGGCCTGTCGGTGACCGCCTTGCAACTGGTTCATGCGTACGCTGCGCTGGCCAACGACGGCAAGATGGTGCCGCTGAGCATCCTTAAGGTCGACAAGGCGCCGGAGTCCACGCAGGTCGTGCCGGTGGACGTCGCCAAGACTATCCAAGGTATGGTCCAGCAGGTTATTGAAGCGCCGCGCGGTGTGTTCCGTGCCCAGGTGCCGTTCTATCACGTGGGCGGCAAGAGTGGTACGGCGCGTAAGGCGACCATCGGTTCCAAAGGTTACACCGAGAATTCTTACCGCTCGTTGTTCGCCGGTTTCGGCCCGATGAGCGATCCGCGTTACGCCGTGGTGGTGGTCATCGACGAGCCGAGCAAGGGCGGCTACTTCGGTGGCCTGGTCTCGGCGCCAGTCTTTAGCAAGGTCATGTCCGGCACGTTGCGCCTGATGAATATTCCGCCGGATAACCTACCGCCGGCGACACCACAGCAGCAGGTTGATGCTGCGCCCGCCAAAGGAGGGCGTGGATAA
- the mraY gene encoding phospho-N-acetylmuramoyl-pentapeptide-transferase yields MLLLLAEYLQQFYKGFAVFQYLSLRGILGVLTALSLALWLGPWMIRTLQIRQIGQAVRNDGPQSHLSKSGTPTMGGALILSAIGISTLLWADLTNRYVWVVLIVTLLFGAIGWVDDYRKVIEKNSRGLPSRWKYFWQSVFGLGAAIFLYMTAPTSVETTLIVPMLKDVTIPLGIGFVVLTYFVIVGSSNAVNLTDGLDGLAIMPTVMVGGALGIFCYLSGNVKFAEYLLIPYVPGAGELIVFCGALIGAGLGFLWFNTYPAQVFMGDVGALALGAALGTIAVIVRQEIVLFIMGGVFVMETLSVVIQVASFKLTGKRVFRMAPIHHHFELKGWPEPRVIVRFWIITVILVLIGLATLKLR; encoded by the coding sequence ATGCTGCTGCTGCTGGCTGAGTATCTGCAACAGTTCTACAAAGGCTTCGCGGTCTTTCAGTACCTGTCCCTGCGTGGGATTCTGGGTGTACTGACCGCGTTGTCGCTGGCCCTGTGGTTGGGCCCCTGGATGATTCGTACCCTGCAGATTCGCCAGATTGGCCAAGCGGTTCGTAACGACGGCCCGCAATCGCACCTGTCCAAGTCCGGCACCCCGACCATGGGTGGCGCATTGATTCTTTCAGCCATCGGTATCAGCACTCTGCTGTGGGCTGACCTGACCAACCGCTACGTGTGGGTGGTATTGATCGTTACCCTGCTGTTTGGCGCCATTGGCTGGGTCGATGACTACCGCAAGGTGATCGAGAAGAACTCGCGCGGCCTGCCAAGCCGCTGGAAATATTTCTGGCAGTCGGTGTTTGGCCTCGGTGCGGCGATCTTCCTTTATATGACTGCACCGACCAGCGTCGAAACCACGCTGATCGTGCCAATGCTCAAGGATGTCACCATCCCGCTGGGGATCGGTTTCGTGGTCCTGACCTACTTCGTCATCGTCGGTTCGAGCAACGCCGTGAACCTGACTGATGGCCTCGATGGCCTGGCGATCATGCCGACGGTCATGGTCGGTGGTGCCCTGGGTATCTTCTGCTACCTGTCGGGTAACGTGAAATTCGCCGAATACCTGCTGATTCCTTACGTGCCGGGCGCCGGTGAGTTGATCGTGTTCTGCGGCGCATTGATCGGTGCCGGTCTGGGTTTTCTCTGGTTCAACACCTATCCGGCGCAAGTGTTCATGGGCGACGTCGGTGCCCTGGCACTGGGTGCTGCACTGGGCACCATTGCGGTCATCGTGCGCCAGGAAATCGTCCTGTTCATCATGGGCGGCGTGTTCGTCATGGAGACCCTCTCGGTGGTGATCCAGGTGGCCTCGTTCAAGTTGACCGGCAAGCGAGTGTTTCGCATGGCCCCGATCCATCACCACTTTGAACTCAAGGGTTGGCCCGAGCCACGGGTGATCGTCCGCTTCTGGATTATCACTGTGATTCTGGTGCTGATCGGCCTTGCCACCCTGAAACTGAGGTAG
- the ftsW gene encoding putative lipid II flippase FtsW — protein sequence MIFGMIKPYPSPLISGRGVDLDFAMLAGCLALLGLGLVMITSASSEVAAVQSGNPLYHMFRHLVYVAIGVFACIVTMMVPIATWQKMGFTMLVGAFALLVMVLIPGIGREVNGSMRWIGFSFFNVQPSEIAKVFVVIYLAGYLVRRQTEVRESWMGFFKPFIVLLPMAGLLLMEPDFGATVVMMGAAAAMLFLGGVGLFRFSLMVVLAVGAVFVLVQAQPYRMARLITFTDPWSDQFGSGYQLTQALIAFGRGEWLGVGLGNSVQKQFYLPEAHTDFVFSVLAEELGVVGSLVTVALFVFVTVRALYIGLWAEKAKQFFAAYMAFGLAFLWIGQFLINIGVNVGLLPTKGLTLPFLSYGGSSLVICCACVGLLLRIEWESRTHLGSEEHEFDESDFAEEPHHGR from the coding sequence ATGATCTTCGGCATGATCAAGCCCTATCCGTCGCCGCTGATCAGCGGTCGCGGTGTCGACCTCGATTTCGCCATGCTCGCCGGGTGCCTGGCGCTGCTCGGCCTCGGCCTGGTGATGATCACCTCGGCCTCTTCGGAAGTCGCCGCGGTGCAGTCGGGTAATCCGCTGTATCACATGTTCCGCCACCTGGTGTATGTGGCCATTGGTGTGTTCGCCTGCATCGTCACCATGATGGTGCCGATCGCCACCTGGCAGAAGATGGGCTTCACCATGCTGGTCGGCGCCTTTGCCTTGCTGGTGATGGTGCTGATTCCGGGCATTGGTCGCGAAGTGAACGGTTCGATGCGCTGGATCGGTTTCAGCTTCTTTAACGTCCAGCCCTCGGAAATCGCCAAGGTCTTCGTGGTCATTTACCTGGCCGGTTACCTGGTGCGGCGTCAGACCGAGGTGCGTGAAAGCTGGATGGGCTTCTTCAAACCGTTCATCGTCCTGCTGCCCATGGCAGGCCTGTTGCTGATGGAGCCGGACTTCGGTGCCACGGTCGTGATGATGGGCGCGGCAGCCGCGATGTTGTTCCTCGGCGGGGTGGGGTTGTTCCGCTTCAGCTTGATGGTGGTGTTGGCGGTGGGCGCAGTGTTTGTTCTGGTTCAGGCCCAGCCCTACCGGATGGCGCGTCTGATTACTTTTACCGATCCCTGGTCTGATCAGTTCGGTTCCGGTTACCAGCTGACCCAGGCGCTGATCGCCTTCGGTCGTGGCGAGTGGCTCGGCGTTGGCCTGGGCAACAGTGTACAGAAGCAGTTCTACCTGCCTGAAGCGCACACTGACTTCGTGTTTTCGGTGTTGGCTGAAGAGCTGGGCGTCGTTGGCTCGCTGGTTACCGTGGCGCTGTTCGTGTTCGTCACCGTACGTGCTTTGTACATCGGCTTGTGGGCCGAGAAAGCCAAGCAGTTCTTTGCTGCCTACATGGCCTTTGGTCTGGCCTTCCTGTGGATTGGTCAGTTCCTGATCAACATCGGCGTAAACGTCGGCCTGCTGCCGACCAAGGGTCTGACCCTGCCGTTCCTCAGCTACGGCGGTAGCTCGCTGGTGATCTGCTGCGCCTGTGTTGGACTGTTGCTGCGGATCGAATGGGAGAGTCGCACCCACTTGGGCAGCGAAGAACACGAATTTGATGAAAGCGATTTTGCCGAGGAGCCACATCATGGCCGCTGA
- the murC gene encoding UDP-N-acetylmuramate--L-alanine ligase has product MVESKKAMPQPEMRRIRRIHFVGIGGVGMCGIAEVLLNLGYQVSGSDLKTSAVTERLESFGAQIFIGHRAENAASADVLVVSSAINTSNPEVATALERRIPVVPRAEMLAELMRYRHGIAVAGTHGKTTTTSLLASVFAAGGLDPTFVIGGRLNAAGTNAQLGTSRYLIAEADESDASFLHLQPLVAVVTNIDADHMATYEGDFNKLKKTFVEFLHNLPFYGLAVMCLDDPVVREILPQVKRPAVTYGFSEEADVRAINVRQSGMQTHFTVLRRDREPLDVSVNMPGNHNVLNALATIAIATDEGISDAAIVQGLSGFQGVGRRFQVYGELPVDGGSVMLVDDYGHHPTEVAAVIKAVRGGWPERRLVMVYQPHRYSRTRDLYDDFVQVLADANVLLLMEVYPAGEEPIPGADSRQLCHSIRQRGQLDPIYIERGIELAPLVKPLLRTGDILLCQGAGDIGGLAPQLLKSPLFAGAVASQGKSK; this is encoded by the coding sequence ATGGTTGAAAGCAAGAAAGCCATGCCACAACCGGAAATGCGCCGTATCCGCCGCATCCATTTCGTCGGTATCGGCGGCGTGGGTATGTGCGGGATCGCTGAGGTCTTGCTGAACCTGGGTTACCAGGTCTCGGGCTCCGACCTCAAGACCTCGGCCGTCACCGAGCGCCTGGAATCCTTTGGTGCGCAAATCTTCATCGGCCACCGTGCCGAGAACGCCGCCAGCGCTGATGTGCTGGTGGTCTCCAGCGCCATCAATACCTCCAACCCGGAAGTTGCCACCGCGCTTGAGCGGCGGATCCCGGTGGTGCCACGTGCCGAAATGCTGGCTGAGTTGATGCGCTACCGCCACGGCATCGCGGTCGCCGGTACCCATGGCAAGACCACCACCACCAGCTTGCTGGCCTCGGTGTTTGCCGCCGGAGGCCTGGACCCGACCTTTGTCATCGGTGGTCGTCTGAATGCAGCAGGTACCAATGCCCAGCTCGGTACCAGCCGTTATCTGATCGCCGAAGCCGACGAAAGTGACGCCAGCTTTCTGCACCTGCAGCCGCTGGTAGCGGTGGTCACCAACATCGACGCCGACCACATGGCAACCTACGAAGGCGACTTCAACAAGTTGAAGAAAACCTTCGTTGAGTTCCTGCACAACCTGCCGTTCTACGGCCTGGCGGTGATGTGCCTGGACGATCCGGTGGTGCGTGAGATCCTGCCGCAGGTCAAGCGTCCGGCGGTCACGTATGGTTTCAGCGAAGAAGCCGACGTGCGTGCGATCAATGTTCGTCAGTCAGGCATGCAGACTCACTTCACCGTGCTGCGCCGCGACCGCGAGCCGCTGGATGTGTCGGTCAACATGCCGGGCAACCACAATGTGCTCAACGCCCTGGCGACCATCGCCATTGCCACTGACGAAGGCATCAGCGATGCGGCCATCGTCCAGGGCCTGTCCGGGTTCCAAGGGGTAGGGCGACGCTTCCAGGTCTACGGCGAGTTGCCGGTGGACGGTGGCAGCGTGATGTTGGTCGACGACTACGGTCACCACCCGACGGAAGTGGCGGCGGTGATCAAGGCGGTGCGCGGTGGCTGGCCGGAGCGGCGCCTGGTGATGGTGTATCAACCACACCGTTACAGCCGCACCCGTGACCTGTACGACGATTTCGTTCAGGTTCTGGCCGATGCCAACGTGTTGCTGCTGATGGAAGTCTATCCGGCCGGTGAAGAGCCGATCCCGGGGGCTGATAGCCGTCAGCTGTGCCACAGCATTCGTCAGCGCGGTCAGCTCGACCCGATCTACATCGAACGTGGCATTGAGCTTGCACCATTGGTCAAGCCGCTGCTGCGTACTGGCGACATCCTGCTGTGCCAGGGGGCCGGTGATATCGGTGGCCTGGCCCCGCAATTACTCAAGAGTCCGTTGTTCGCTGGTGCTGTTGCCAGTCAGGGGAAGTCGAAATGA
- a CDS encoding UDP-N-acetylmuramoyl-L-alanyl-D-glutamate--2,6-diaminopimelate ligase, with amino-acid sequence MTMPLSKLFAQASRDPLIRELTLDSRNIRPGDLFLAVPGAQVDGRDHIADALKRGAAAVAYEAQGATVLPITEAPLIPVKGLIAQLSDIAGRFYGEPSRQLDLVGVTGTNGKTSVTQLVAQALDKLGQRCGLIGTLGTGFYGELQSGRLTTPDPIAVQATLNDLKKGGAKAVAMEVSSHALDQGRVAALEFDIAVMTNLSRDHLDYHGSMQAYEDAKARLFAWPNLRCRVVNLDDDFGRRLAAEQAESRLISYSLKDSAASLYCREAHFDDDGVRAVIVTAQGERTLRSRLLGRFNLSNMLAAVGTLLALDYALDEILKVTPLLEGPIGRMQRLGGGSKPLVVVDYAHTPDALEQVLQALRPHAKGQLLCLFGCGGDRDRGKRPLMAEVAERLADRVLVTDDNPRSEDPQQIFADIRPGFVQVDAVEFVTGRGAAIAQLIAGAAADDVIVLAGKGHEDYQEINGQRHDFSDLVEAEKALAVWEVADA; translated from the coding sequence ATGACGATGCCGTTGAGCAAACTTTTCGCCCAGGCCAGCCGCGATCCGTTGATCCGCGAGCTGACCCTGGACAGCCGTAACATTCGCCCAGGTGACCTGTTCCTGGCGGTGCCAGGTGCGCAGGTGGATGGTCGCGACCATATTGCCGACGCGCTCAAGCGCGGCGCGGCTGCAGTCGCTTATGAAGCGCAGGGCGCCACCGTGCTGCCAATCACGGAAGCACCGCTGATTCCGGTCAAGGGCCTGATTGCCCAGCTCTCGGACATTGCCGGGCGCTTCTATGGCGAACCGAGCCGTCAGCTGGATCTGGTGGGGGTCACGGGCACCAACGGCAAGACCAGCGTTACGCAACTGGTTGCCCAGGCATTGGACAAGCTCGGTCAGCGCTGCGGCCTGATCGGCACGCTTGGTACCGGCTTTTATGGCGAACTGCAAAGCGGTCGGCTGACCACGCCTGATCCGATTGCGGTGCAGGCAACCCTGAATGACTTGAAGAAGGGTGGGGCGAAAGCTGTCGCCATGGAGGTCTCCTCCCATGCCCTGGATCAGGGTCGGGTTGCCGCCCTGGAATTCGATATCGCAGTGATGACCAACCTGTCGCGTGATCATCTGGATTACCACGGCAGCATGCAGGCATATGAAGACGCCAAGGCGCGCCTGTTCGCCTGGCCGAACCTGCGCTGCCGGGTGGTTAATCTCGACGATGACTTCGGTCGTCGCCTGGCCGCTGAGCAGGCCGAGTCGCGCCTGATCAGCTACAGCCTCAAAGACAGCGCCGCTTCGCTGTATTGCCGCGAAGCGCATTTTGACGACGACGGCGTGCGCGCCGTGATCGTCACCGCCCAGGGTGAGCGCACCTTGCGCAGCCGACTGCTCGGCCGTTTCAACCTGAGCAACATGCTGGCGGCCGTCGGTACTCTGCTGGCGCTGGACTATGCGCTGGATGAAATTCTCAAGGTCACCCCGTTGCTGGAAGGGCCGATTGGCCGCATGCAGCGCCTCGGCGGTGGCAGTAAGCCGTTGGTAGTAGTTGATTACGCACACACGCCGGACGCATTGGAGCAGGTGCTGCAAGCACTGCGTCCGCACGCCAAGGGCCAGTTGCTGTGCCTGTTCGGCTGCGGCGGTGATCGTGATCGCGGCAAGCGTCCATTGATGGCCGAAGTGGCAGAGCGCCTGGCTGATCGCGTCTTGGTGACCGATGACAACCCGCGTAGCGAAGACCCGCAGCAAATTTTTGCCGACATCCGTCCAGGCTTTGTCCAGGTTGATGCCGTCGAGTTCGTTACTGGCCGTGGCGCGGCCATTGCCCAGCTGATTGCTGGCGCCGCGGCTGATGATGTCATCGTCCTGGCCGGCAAGGGCCACGAGGACTATCAGGAGATCAACGGCCAGCGCCACGATTTTTCCGATCTGGTCGAAGCCGAGAAAGCACTCGCTGTCTGGGAGGTTGCTGATGCTTAA